One Rhinopithecus roxellana isolate Shanxi Qingling chromosome 7, ASM756505v1, whole genome shotgun sequence DNA segment encodes these proteins:
- the LOC104675818 gene encoding protein SSX5-like, translating into MRSTHLCRHPWRQVCDLALHLVTLSPFWKVGRESASSIKALLCGGGEARAFDDIAKYFSKKEWEKMKCSERIISVYMKRKYEAMNKLGFKVTLPPFVRNKRAADFQGNDFDNDRNRRNQVERPQMSFGRLQGIFPKIMHNKPAEEGKDSKGVSEASGPQNDGKQLCPPGKANTSEKINKKSSVLQRYCRFGSKTLQ; encoded by the exons atgagatccacccacctttgcagA CATCCCTGGAGACAAGTCTGTGACCTTGCACTTCATTTGGTGACTCTCAGTCCATTCTGGAAGGTGGGAAGAGAGTCAGCCAGCAGCATTAAAGCCCTACTGTGTGGCGGGGGAGAAGCTAGGG cctTTGATGATATTGCCAAATACTTCTCTAAGAAAGAGTGGGAAAAGATGAAATGCTCGGAGAGAATCATCTCTGTGTATATGAAGAGAAAGTATGAGGCCATGAATAAACTAG gtttcaagGTCACCCTCCCACCTTTCGTGCGTAATAAACGGGCCGCAGACTTCCAGGGGAATGATTTTGATAATGACCGTAACCGCAGGAATCAGG TTGAACGTCCTCAGATGAGTTTCGGCAGGCTCCAGGGAATCTTCCCGAAG ATCATGCACAATAAGCCAGCAGAGGAAGGCAAGGATTCGAAGGGAGTGTCAGAAGCATCTGGCCCACAAAACGATGGGAAACAGCTGTGCCCCCCGGGAAAAGCAAATACCTCTGAGAAGATTAACAAGAAATCTA GTGTACttcagagatattgcaggttcgGTTCCAAAacactgcaataa